In Chthoniobacterales bacterium, a single window of DNA contains:
- the crcB gene encoding fluoride efflux transporter CrcB has translation MSQAANILLVGIGGFAGAVARYLLGGWILHRTFGAKFPWSTFAVNAAGCLVIGLLSGLVERSEWFTPQLRLLLFTGLLGGFTTFSAFGLETVFLLRRGEPLVATAYVLASVCVCVAAVWSGWRAAEMLPR, from the coding sequence ATGAGTCAGGCCGCCAACATCCTGCTCGTCGGCATCGGCGGATTCGCCGGAGCCGTGGCCCGCTATCTGCTCGGCGGATGGATCCTCCACCGCACGTTCGGCGCGAAGTTTCCGTGGAGCACATTCGCCGTGAATGCGGCAGGTTGTCTCGTGATCGGCCTGCTGTCGGGGCTTGTCGAACGTTCCGAATGGTTCACGCCGCAACTTCGCCTTTTGCTTTTCACGGGATTGCTCGGCGGATTCACCACGTTCTCCGCCTTCGGGCTGGAAACGGTTTTTCTTTTGCGGCGGGGCGAGCCGCTTGTCGCCACAGCCTACGTTCTGGCCAGCGTGTGCGTCTGCGTGGCCGCGGTATGGTCCGGATGGCGCGCGGCGGAGATGCTACCGCGCTGA
- the mgtA gene encoding magnesium-translocating P-type ATPase has translation MTNSPHGLDALFAAAGSGWKGLTAEEAAKRLAAHPRHRGRPSRGWQLARIYLRQFRSPLVLLLLAAALLSLALRDKTDASIVLGVLFMSTFLGFWQESRAADAVAALLALVRSKSDVLRDGREVRIGADAVVEGDVAILAAGDAVPGDGVILESKDLYVDESSLSGESFPAEKRSWPDAGQDRAVRVYEGTHVVSGTARVLVLKTGANTEWGSLAQELKAHRAETEFDKGLRRFGQMLIQITLWLVLAIFAINVVLDRPVMESFLFALALAVGLAPELMPAIVTITLSRGAQKMAREHVIVRRLASLENFGSMTVLCSDKTGTLTEGRVRFRDAVDAQGKTSPSVLEYAVLNAAFETGFPNPIDQALRADKRVDTGKWEKLDEVPYDFIRKRLSIVAGKRGDTRAVLVTKGAFDHVLSICRSVRTPEGETPVAEASEGLRRRFEDYCGEGYRVIALATRDVTGDPVIDKADEAEMAFEGFVLFEDPPKHDAAAVVSELAGLGVKFTLVTGDNRLAAGRLARQMGIDPNHIITANQLRTMSESALVRRVRGCRIFAEVEPHDKERILLALRRAGEVTGYMGDGINDAGALRAADVGISVDSAVDVARDTADVVLLRHDLKVVAQGIRNGRITLGNTLKYIHITTSANFGNMLSMAGASLFLPFLPLLPKQILLNNFLSDLPALAIATDKVDREQVARPHRWSMRETKRFMLVFGLISSAFDFLLFAVLVFALKAAPELFRTAWFTESLLTELYIILVIRTQRPLYRSAPSLILGSAIVLVTLLAFALPCTPPGPLFALQPLPLRGAALILVVTVLYVAASEATKHRLFGGAKHRGKKRET, from the coding sequence ATGACAAACAGTCCCCACGGCTTGGACGCACTTTTTGCCGCAGCCGGATCGGGATGGAAAGGGCTCACCGCGGAGGAAGCCGCCAAACGTCTCGCCGCGCATCCGCGGCATCGCGGCCGGCCGTCGCGCGGGTGGCAACTGGCGCGGATTTACCTGCGGCAGTTCCGCAGTCCGCTCGTTCTTCTGCTTCTCGCCGCGGCGTTGCTATCCCTCGCGCTCCGCGACAAAACCGACGCGTCGATCGTGCTCGGCGTTCTTTTTATGAGCACGTTCCTCGGTTTCTGGCAGGAAAGCCGGGCCGCCGATGCCGTCGCCGCACTGCTCGCGCTGGTGCGTTCGAAGTCCGATGTGCTTCGGGATGGCCGCGAAGTGCGGATCGGTGCGGATGCCGTGGTGGAGGGCGATGTGGCCATCCTCGCCGCCGGAGACGCGGTGCCGGGCGATGGGGTGATCCTCGAGAGCAAAGATCTTTACGTCGACGAATCTTCGCTCTCCGGCGAAAGCTTCCCCGCGGAAAAGCGCTCCTGGCCGGATGCCGGGCAAGACCGCGCTGTGCGCGTTTACGAGGGAACGCACGTGGTCAGCGGCACGGCGCGCGTGCTCGTCCTCAAGACCGGAGCCAACACCGAGTGGGGGTCGCTTGCGCAGGAACTCAAGGCGCACCGCGCGGAAACGGAGTTCGACAAAGGGCTGCGTCGCTTCGGTCAGATGCTCATCCAGATCACCCTCTGGCTGGTGCTGGCCATCTTCGCGATCAACGTCGTCCTCGACCGGCCGGTCATGGAATCGTTCCTCTTCGCCCTCGCGTTGGCCGTGGGGTTGGCGCCGGAACTCATGCCGGCCATCGTGACCATCACACTCTCCCGCGGCGCCCAAAAAATGGCGCGGGAACACGTGATCGTTCGGCGGTTGGCGTCGCTCGAGAACTTCGGGAGCATGACCGTTTTGTGCTCGGACAAAACCGGCACGCTCACCGAGGGTCGTGTCCGCTTTCGCGATGCGGTCGATGCGCAGGGCAAAACTTCGCCTTCCGTTCTGGAATACGCGGTGCTCAACGCCGCCTTCGAAACCGGCTTTCCCAACCCGATCGACCAGGCGCTGCGCGCGGACAAACGCGTCGATACAGGAAAATGGGAAAAACTGGACGAAGTTCCCTATGACTTTATCCGCAAGAGGCTGAGCATTGTGGCGGGGAAACGCGGCGACACGCGTGCCGTGCTTGTGACCAAAGGGGCGTTCGACCACGTTCTTTCCATTTGCCGGTCCGTGCGCACGCCGGAGGGCGAGACGCCGGTCGCTGAAGCGTCGGAAGGCCTGCGGCGTCGCTTCGAGGACTACTGCGGCGAGGGTTACCGCGTCATCGCCCTCGCCACGCGCGACGTGACCGGTGATCCGGTGATCGACAAAGCGGACGAGGCCGAGATGGCGTTCGAAGGATTCGTGCTTTTCGAGGATCCGCCCAAGCACGATGCCGCCGCGGTAGTCAGTGAATTGGCCGGTCTGGGCGTGAAGTTCACGCTGGTCACCGGGGACAACCGTCTCGCCGCCGGGCGGCTCGCGCGCCAGATGGGGATCGATCCCAATCACATCATCACGGCCAATCAACTGCGGACAATGAGCGAAAGCGCTCTCGTGCGGCGGGTGCGCGGGTGCCGCATATTCGCGGAAGTGGAACCGCACGACAAAGAGCGCATCCTTCTCGCTCTGCGGCGTGCCGGCGAGGTCACCGGCTACATGGGCGACGGGATCAACGACGCGGGGGCGCTGCGCGCAGCCGATGTCGGCATTTCGGTGGACAGCGCGGTTGATGTGGCCCGCGACACGGCGGATGTCGTTCTTCTGCGGCATGATTTGAAAGTCGTCGCGCAGGGCATCCGCAACGGGCGTATCACGCTGGGAAACACGCTCAAATACATCCACATCACGACCAGCGCGAATTTCGGAAACATGCTGAGCATGGCCGGAGCCTCGCTTTTCCTCCCGTTTCTTCCTTTGCTGCCGAAACAGATCCTGCTCAACAACTTTCTCTCCGATCTTCCCGCGCTCGCCATCGCCACGGACAAGGTCGACCGCGAACAGGTGGCGAGGCCGCATCGCTGGAGCATGCGCGAAACGAAGCGGTTCATGCTTGTTTTCGGTTTGATCAGCTCGGCCTTCGATTTCCTGCTCTTCGCTGTGCTCGTCTTTGCGCTCAAGGCGGCGCCGGAACTTTTCCGCACGGCATGGTTCACCGAATCGCTGCTCACGGAACTTTACATTATCCTCGTCATCCGCACACAACGGCCTCTTTACCGCAGCGCGCCGTCGCTCATTCTCGGATCGGCCATCGTCCTGGTGACTTTGCTCGCTTTCGCTCTGCCTTGCACGCCGCCGGGGCCGCTCTTCGCATTGCAGCCTCTTCCGCTGCGGGGCGCGGCGCTGATCTTGGTCGTCACCGTCCTCTACGTCGCCGCGAGCGAGGCCACCAAGCACCGCCTCTTCGGCGGCGCAAAACATCGCGGGAAGAAACGCGAGACATGA
- a CDS encoding polyphosphate kinase 2 family protein translates to MPLEGKSPAHIARAARRLSKPFCITNGKKFRLRDHDPGDTLDFGTDDKERSKEALAAGVRALADLQDKLYAQDQWAVLLVFQAMDAAGKDGVIKHVMSGINPQGCEVHSFKAPTSEELDHDFLWRCSRRVPERGRIGIFNRSYYEEVLVVRVHPEILHKQKVPPALLKKKIWDQRHRDIRAFERYLGRNGILVRKFFLNVSKNEQKKRFLERIETPEKNWKFSSADVRERAHWDDYQRVYEDMIRATATEEAPWYVVPADHKWFSRLVVAAAVIETLASLDLAYPVIGAAQKKELAAAKKELLAEK, encoded by the coding sequence ATGCCCCTCGAAGGAAAAAGCCCCGCGCATATCGCCAGGGCGGCGCGCCGTCTATCGAAGCCGTTTTGCATCACGAACGGCAAAAAGTTCCGCCTTCGCGACCACGACCCCGGCGACACGCTCGACTTCGGCACCGACGACAAGGAGCGCTCCAAGGAAGCGCTGGCGGCCGGAGTGCGCGCCCTCGCCGATCTGCAGGACAAACTCTACGCGCAGGACCAATGGGCGGTGCTGCTTGTCTTCCAGGCCATGGACGCCGCGGGCAAAGATGGCGTGATCAAGCACGTGATGTCCGGCATCAACCCGCAGGGTTGCGAAGTCCATTCGTTCAAGGCCCCGACCAGCGAGGAACTCGACCACGACTTTCTCTGGCGCTGCTCGAGGCGCGTCCCCGAGCGCGGCCGCATCGGGATTTTCAACCGCAGCTACTACGAGGAAGTGCTTGTCGTCCGCGTTCATCCGGAAATCCTGCACAAACAGAAAGTGCCGCCGGCTTTGCTGAAGAAGAAAATCTGGGACCAGAGGCACCGTGACATACGCGCCTTCGAGCGTTATCTGGGGCGCAACGGCATCCTTGTCCGGAAATTCTTCCTCAACGTGTCGAAGAATGAGCAGAAAAAACGCTTCCTCGAGCGCATCGAAACGCCGGAGAAAAACTGGAAATTCTCTTCCGCCGATGTGCGCGAGCGGGCTCATTGGGACGATTACCAGCGGGTTTACGAGGATATGATCCGCGCCACAGCGACCGAGGAGGCGCCGTGGTATGTCGTGCCGGCGGACCATAAATGGTTCAGCCGTCTCGTCGTGGCCGCCGCGGTCATCGAAACACTCGCCTCGCTCGATCTCGCCTATCCGGTGATCGGCGCCGCGCAGAAGAAAGAACTGGCCGCGGCGAAGAAAGAGTTGCTGGCGGAGAAGTAG
- a CDS encoding carbohydrate porin — translation MALKLPTLAATGALVLCATVSAQVQQAPEKPWMQWDYATGDWDKNRPLLSDRGVEIFATYTSQVWGNVTGGLKRGATYSGLFQFGLDADLEKAIGWKGGSFNTTWVWIAGGSPTTDLTGALFPASGTEAPTGFRALDLWLQQKFFDDVATLRAGLFNIDRDFTVSRNAALMLNAAFGWPLLYNGSLGGPPAYPFAAPGLYGSVEPGGGWKFQAAIMQGDVWPPAQNPTNFYWKIDRMNGLLCAGEAQYAYDKAPLPGTVKLGVMFNTGYPDSVDGTGEAWGGSFFYGIIDQLIWREPGCSADCPQGLSWFNRTGFSGTLDRSPVGMLFNTGFVYEGLFAGRDDDAAGIGLVWTQLSAGQAAQLDGSGRGTEMVLEATYQVQISPCLTLQPDVQFIVQPGGSTAVPDALVIGMSASVSF, via the coding sequence ATGGCATTGAAACTGCCAACGTTGGCCGCCACGGGAGCACTGGTGCTCTGCGCCACGGTGTCCGCGCAAGTGCAGCAAGCGCCGGAAAAACCGTGGATGCAATGGGACTACGCTACGGGGGACTGGGACAAAAACCGGCCGCTGCTCTCGGATCGCGGAGTGGAAATTTTCGCCACTTACACTTCGCAGGTATGGGGCAATGTCACGGGCGGGTTGAAGCGCGGCGCGACTTACAGCGGCTTGTTCCAATTCGGTCTCGATGCCGATCTGGAGAAAGCGATAGGTTGGAAGGGCGGGTCATTCAACACTACGTGGGTGTGGATCGCGGGCGGATCCCCGACGACCGATCTCACCGGCGCGCTTTTTCCCGCAAGCGGCACCGAAGCCCCGACCGGATTCAGAGCTCTCGACCTGTGGCTGCAGCAAAAATTTTTCGATGATGTAGCGACCCTGCGCGCGGGGCTTTTCAACATCGACCGCGATTTCACCGTATCCCGGAACGCAGCCCTGATGCTCAACGCCGCGTTCGGATGGCCGCTGCTTTACAACGGCAGCCTCGGAGGCCCGCCCGCCTACCCGTTCGCCGCTCCGGGACTCTACGGGTCGGTCGAGCCGGGAGGCGGATGGAAATTCCAAGCAGCCATTATGCAGGGCGATGTCTGGCCACCCGCGCAGAATCCGACGAATTTTTACTGGAAAATCGACCGCATGAACGGGCTGCTTTGCGCGGGCGAAGCCCAATATGCTTATGACAAAGCACCGCTGCCCGGCACGGTGAAACTCGGCGTGATGTTCAACACGGGATATCCCGATTCCGTGGATGGAACCGGCGAGGCTTGGGGCGGCTCTTTTTTCTACGGAATCATCGACCAACTAATCTGGCGCGAACCGGGATGCAGCGCGGACTGTCCGCAAGGATTGTCGTGGTTCAACCGCACGGGATTCAGCGGCACTTTGGACCGCAGTCCGGTCGGGATGCTTTTCAACACGGGCTTCGTGTATGAAGGGCTTTTCGCGGGGCGCGACGACGACGCGGCGGGAATCGGTCTGGTCTGGACCCAACTCTCAGCCGGGCAAGCCGCGCAGCTCGACGGCTCCGGCCGCGGGACCGAAATGGTATTGGAGGCGACTTACCAGGTGCAGATCAGTCCGTGCCTCACGTTGCAACCCGACGTGCAATTCATCGTGCAGCCGGGCGGCAGCACCGCCGTGCCGGATGCGCTCGTCATCGGCATGAGCGCATCGGTTTCGTTCTGA
- a CDS encoding haloacid dehalogenase-like hydrolase, which translates to MSAPQSTIAIVYDYDQTLSPQYMQEEAIFPHFGIDGKQFWQRCGDLVQKHGYENELAYMKALLDYLEPDRPTNAQLRELGARLSFFPGLPEMFEQLKSGLLTAEHEAHGISVEHYIVSSGLKELIVGSRIEPYVRRIFGCEYAEDADGHITFPKRVISHTQKTQFLFRINKGMLDLSQDVNDHMPSELRPVPFQNMIYVGDGPTDVPCFTVMKNAGGRAIAVYNPEDKSRVSFKKSYQLTAHADRVRHIAPADYRPGSHLRLILEEMVTEIADSIVARRREDIESATVRAPKH; encoded by the coding sequence ATGTCCGCTCCCCAAAGCACCATTGCCATAGTTTACGACTATGACCAGACCTTGAGTCCGCAATACATGCAGGAAGAGGCGATTTTCCCGCATTTCGGGATCGACGGGAAACAGTTTTGGCAGCGCTGTGGCGACCTCGTGCAGAAGCACGGCTACGAGAACGAACTGGCCTACATGAAGGCGCTCCTCGATTACCTCGAGCCGGACCGTCCGACCAACGCGCAACTGCGCGAACTCGGCGCCAGACTCAGCTTTTTCCCCGGCCTCCCGGAAATGTTCGAGCAACTCAAAAGCGGGCTCCTCACCGCGGAACACGAAGCGCACGGGATCAGTGTCGAACACTACATCGTAAGTTCCGGGCTGAAGGAACTTATCGTCGGAAGCCGCATCGAACCCTACGTGCGCAGGATCTTCGGTTGCGAATATGCCGAGGACGCGGACGGACACATCACTTTCCCCAAACGTGTCATCAGCCACACGCAGAAGACGCAATTCCTCTTCCGCATCAACAAGGGCATGCTCGACTTGTCCCAGGATGTGAACGACCACATGCCGTCCGAACTCCGTCCCGTGCCTTTCCAGAACATGATCTATGTGGGCGACGGCCCCACCGATGTCCCGTGCTTCACGGTGATGAAAAACGCGGGCGGACGCGCCATCGCGGTTTACAATCCGGAGGACAAATCCCGCGTCAGTTTCAAAAAGAGCTACCAACTTACCGCGCACGCGGACCGCGTCCGGCACATCGCGCCGGCCGATTACCGTCCGGGCAGCCACCTGCGCCTGATCCTCGAGGAGATGGTGACCGAGATTGCCGACAGCATCGTGGCGCGCCGGCGTGAGGACATCGAGTCCGCCACCGTCCGCGCGCCCAAGCATTGA
- a CDS encoding YjbQ family protein has protein sequence MKSFRQELWFEVPARRGLINITPQVENCLRASGIKEGLCLVNAMHITASVFINDDESGLHADFEKWLEKLAPEKPHSQYRHNGAEDNADAHLKRSIMGREVVVAVTKGTLDFGPWEQIFYGEFDGLRRKRVLVKIIGE, from the coding sequence ATGAAATCTTTCCGCCAAGAACTGTGGTTTGAGGTGCCCGCGCGGCGCGGGCTGATCAACATCACGCCGCAGGTCGAGAACTGTCTGCGTGCCAGCGGGATCAAGGAAGGTCTGTGTCTGGTCAATGCCATGCACATCACGGCCAGTGTCTTCATCAACGACGACGAAAGCGGGTTGCACGCCGACTTCGAAAAGTGGCTCGAGAAACTCGCTCCGGAAAAACCGCACAGCCAATACCGCCACAACGGTGCGGAGGACAACGCCGACGCGCACCTCAAGCGCAGCATCATGGGGCGGGAAGTCGTCGTCGCCGTGACCAAGGGCACTCTCGACTTCGGACCGTGGGAGCAGATTTTCTACGGTGAATTCGACGGCCTGCGCCGCAAGCGCGTGCTGGTGAAAATCATCGGCGAGTAG
- a CDS encoding MFS transporter — MPSLRRNIPLFVAFRVLFHARFYYPVIGVLFLDLGLNLEQYALLNVVWAVVIIVLEIPSGALADVIGRKRVVVLAAALMVAEMAVLAFAPRGTWMFWLLVLNRILSGAAEACASGADEALAYDSLPQADRRTAWPRVLESLMRWKSAGFFLAMITGAALFDSNFMSSVFGWAGWAPADGSTVRWPVYATLATSILCLVVALNFREPPTDTRGGRHAIGRAWQNVVEGAIRVFTSRRILFLMVASLLIDSFVRIFLTFASNYYRLIELPALVNGLLGSGLALLGFAVAPLAKRMVAHRGVVTNYAVVAVLVLTGLAGTAMALPYWGAWVVVPLGVAMSALQFFTSNYLNQWTESHVRATVLSFRGVAFNLGYAVAGILFAQLTAHLRAAHPGADENSIFAMSLPWLPAIFLGCGILLWLALRWTQKAGSNIPPVAGRD; from the coding sequence ATGCCGTCGCTCCGCCGCAATATTCCGCTGTTTGTCGCTTTCCGCGTTCTTTTTCACGCGCGGTTTTACTATCCGGTCATCGGCGTTCTCTTCCTCGACCTCGGCCTCAACTTGGAGCAATACGCCCTGCTCAACGTCGTCTGGGCCGTGGTCATCATCGTGCTGGAAATCCCCTCCGGCGCGCTGGCCGACGTCATCGGACGCAAACGCGTCGTGGTCCTCGCGGCCGCGTTGATGGTGGCCGAAATGGCCGTCTTGGCCTTCGCACCGCGCGGCACATGGATGTTCTGGCTGCTCGTGCTGAACAGGATTCTCAGCGGCGCCGCCGAAGCCTGCGCCAGCGGGGCCGACGAAGCGCTCGCTTACGATTCGCTGCCGCAAGCCGACCGACGGACTGCCTGGCCGCGGGTGCTTGAATCGCTCATGCGCTGGAAATCCGCCGGATTTTTCCTCGCCATGATCACCGGTGCCGCGCTTTTCGACTCGAATTTCATGTCTTCGGTCTTTGGATGGGCAGGATGGGCGCCCGCCGACGGCTCCACCGTCCGCTGGCCGGTCTATGCCACGCTGGCCACCTCGATCCTCTGCCTGGTCGTCGCACTGAACTTCCGCGAACCGCCGACGGATACGCGCGGCGGACGCCATGCGATCGGGCGCGCATGGCAAAACGTGGTCGAAGGCGCCATCCGTGTCTTCACCTCCCGCCGCATCCTTTTTCTCATGGTCGCATCGCTCCTCATCGACAGCTTCGTGCGCATCTTCCTCACCTTCGCCAGCAACTACTACCGGCTCATCGAGTTGCCGGCCCTGGTCAACGGACTTCTCGGCTCCGGTCTGGCTTTGCTCGGATTCGCGGTCGCCCCGCTCGCCAAGCGCATGGTTGCGCACCGCGGCGTGGTGACAAATTACGCCGTCGTCGCCGTTCTCGTGCTCACGGGTCTCGCCGGAACCGCGATGGCGCTGCCCTACTGGGGAGCGTGGGTTGTCGTTCCGCTCGGCGTGGCCATGTCCGCCCTGCAGTTTTTCACCTCGAATTATCTCAACCAGTGGACCGAGTCGCATGTCCGCGCCACCGTTTTGAGTTTCCGCGGCGTGGCGTTCAATCTCGGCTACGCCGTCGCCGGGATCCTTTTTGCTCAACTCACCGCGCACCTTCGCGCCGCGCATCCCGGCGCCGACGAGAATTCGATTTTCGCCATGTCACTTCCCTGGCTTCCGGCAATCTTCCTGGGTTGCGGCATATTGTTATGGCTGGCTTTGCGTTGGACGCAAAAAGCCGGAAGCAATATCCCGCCGGTTGCCGGCAGAGATTGA
- a CDS encoding tetratricopeptide repeat protein, with translation MSRKRLLLVGWDSADWKIMHPLIDAGHLPGLARLVEAGTSGNITTLEPQLSPMLWTSIATGKMAYHHGVPGFTEVDPRSKAVVPVSAATRRCRTVWEILAERGLRSHVVSWFATQGERDLPGKVVSNMFCHVKPKGPEQAPSDWPPPPPGTYWPPELDKELNELRVSPHDVDPDQVIRLFVPEGDKVDQDKDKRLWMLAGKLAETFSAHNAAVHLLETDPDWDFFAVYYRAIDEICHLFMPYHPPKMDGVPEADFEMYRHVVVGAYRLHDLMLQRLLQLAGPDTPVMLVSDHGFHSDHLRPKFTPRVPAGITVWHRPQGSFIASGPGFQKDELLFGARLLDVTPTILHHFGLPVGDDMEGRVLEEIFTEKRPAQTVPTWEKPEGAAKARADLGDDANKALLEQFVALGYIDEIPDDPGQAVAGTERENNWNMARAAMHGGRHDMALPLLEDCFHAVPSRTDFAQMLARCQLQLGLLDEASATIDRALESFAATERAQLIKASIAIQKEDYASALAALEIVREKDPDDIQLQLMLAQSYTALRRWDEAEAAARKVLSADPHNAQALLTLTRLHLHREQSSEAMDTALEAIGLQYGNPLGHFLLGAALAQLGRWEQAERPLLNCLRLDPQFFRAYRLLSRVYRTLDRPDQAAAVEAQARMQRQLVEEKQRTQLAVTRREFAARQAVRAEQDKIKQAEIDRRKAEYDAIEPMDFLLVSGLPRSGTSLMMQILQAGGIPLMTDGQRAADEDNPEGYWEWEEIKKLPKDPRILEKAQGKAVKVISALLPALPGKHRYKIIYMTRPVSQVIDSQWAMLARQGKAPRSEKQHLIETQEHHSRQIREAMQKSERVELLEVSYPDLVADPVATIAKIADFIGESFKNGPQVAACVKPNLHRQRAKVS, from the coding sequence ATGAGCCGCAAACGTCTTCTCCTTGTCGGATGGGATTCCGCCGATTGGAAGATCATGCATCCGTTGATCGATGCAGGGCATTTGCCCGGCTTGGCGCGGTTGGTCGAGGCGGGGACGAGCGGCAACATCACTACGCTCGAGCCGCAGCTTTCGCCGATGCTCTGGACGTCGATCGCCACAGGCAAGATGGCCTACCACCACGGCGTGCCGGGTTTCACCGAGGTGGACCCGCGGAGCAAAGCGGTCGTGCCGGTCTCGGCAGCCACGCGCCGTTGCCGCACGGTGTGGGAAATACTCGCCGAGCGCGGACTGCGCAGCCACGTGGTCAGCTGGTTCGCCACGCAGGGCGAACGCGACCTGCCGGGCAAGGTGGTGTCGAACATGTTCTGCCACGTGAAGCCGAAGGGGCCCGAACAAGCGCCGTCCGACTGGCCTCCGCCGCCGCCCGGCACCTACTGGCCGCCGGAGTTGGACAAGGAACTCAACGAACTGCGCGTCAGTCCGCACGATGTCGATCCCGATCAAGTGATCCGTCTTTTCGTGCCGGAGGGGGATAAGGTCGACCAAGACAAAGACAAGCGTCTCTGGATGCTGGCGGGCAAGTTGGCCGAGACGTTTTCCGCGCACAACGCGGCCGTGCATTTGCTCGAGACCGATCCGGATTGGGATTTCTTCGCCGTCTACTACCGCGCGATCGACGAAATCTGCCACCTGTTCATGCCGTATCATCCGCCGAAGATGGACGGTGTGCCCGAGGCCGATTTCGAGATGTATCGCCATGTCGTCGTGGGCGCCTACCGGCTGCACGACCTGATGCTGCAGCGGTTGCTGCAGTTGGCCGGACCCGACACGCCGGTCATGCTGGTCTCCGACCACGGCTTCCACAGTGATCACCTGCGTCCGAAGTTCACCCCGCGCGTCCCCGCCGGCATCACGGTGTGGCACCGTCCGCAGGGATCGTTCATTGCCAGCGGTCCGGGTTTCCAAAAGGACGAACTGCTCTTCGGCGCGCGTCTGCTCGATGTGACGCCGACCATCCTGCACCACTTCGGCCTGCCGGTCGGCGACGACATGGAAGGCCGCGTGCTCGAGGAAATTTTCACGGAGAAACGTCCGGCGCAGACCGTGCCGACGTGGGAAAAGCCGGAGGGCGCGGCCAAGGCGCGCGCCGACCTAGGCGACGATGCCAACAAGGCCCTGCTCGAGCAATTCGTGGCCCTCGGCTACATCGATGAAATTCCCGACGATCCGGGGCAGGCTGTCGCCGGCACCGAGCGCGAGAACAATTGGAACATGGCTCGCGCCGCGATGCATGGCGGACGCCATGACATGGCGCTGCCGCTGCTGGAGGATTGTTTCCACGCCGTGCCCTCGCGCACCGACTTCGCGCAGATGCTGGCCCGCTGCCAATTGCAACTCGGACTGCTCGACGAAGCATCAGCCACCATCGATCGGGCCTTGGAAAGTTTTGCCGCCACCGAACGGGCGCAATTGATCAAAGCCTCCATCGCCATCCAAAAAGAAGACTACGCGTCCGCCTTGGCCGCGCTGGAAATCGTGCGCGAGAAAGATCCGGACGACATCCAGCTCCAACTCATGCTGGCGCAAAGCTACACGGCCCTGCGCCGCTGGGACGAGGCCGAAGCCGCCGCGCGCAAAGTGCTCTCCGCCGATCCGCACAATGCGCAAGCCCTGCTCACGCTGACGCGCCTGCATCTGCACCGGGAACAATCGTCGGAGGCGATGGACACCGCCCTCGAAGCCATCGGCCTGCAATACGGCAATCCACTCGGGCATTTCCTCCTCGGCGCCGCGCTGGCCCAGCTCGGGCGATGGGAGCAAGCGGAGCGTCCGTTGCTCAATTGCCTGCGGCTCGACCCGCAATTTTTCCGCGCCTACCGCCTGCTCTCCCGCGTCTACCGCACCCTCGACCGTCCGGACCAAGCGGCCGCCGTCGAAGCGCAGGCCCGTATGCAGCGCCAGTTGGTCGAGGAAAAGCAGCGCACGCAACTCGCGGTGACGCGGCGGGAATTTGCCGCCCGGCAGGCGGTGCGCGCCGAGCAGGACAAAATCAAGCAGGCCGAAATCGACCGCCGCAAAGCCGAATACGACGCCATCGAGCCGATGGATTTTCTTCTCGTCTCCGGCCTCCCGCGCTCCGGCACTTCGCTCATGATGCAGATCCTGCAAGCCGGCGGCATCCCGCTCATGACCGACGGACAACGTGCCGCCGACGAAGACAACCCAGAAGGCTATTGGGAGTGGGAAGAAATCAAGAAGCTCCCGAAAGATCCGCGAATCCTCGAGAAAGCCCAAGGCAAGGCGGTCAAAGTGATCTCCGCGCTGCTCCCCGCGTTGCCCGGCAAGCACCGCTACAAAATCATCTACATGACGCGGCCGGTGTCGCAGGTCATCGATTCGCAGTGGGCCATGCTGGCGCGGCAGGGCAAGGCACCGCGTTCCGAAAAACAGCACCTCATCGAAACGCAGGAACACCACAGCCGCCAAATCCGCGAAGCCATGCAAAAAAGCGAACGCGTCGAGTTGCTCGAAGTGAGCTATCCCGACCTCGTTGCCGACCCCGTCGCGACGATCGCCAAAATTGCGGATTTTATTGGCGAATCATTCAAGAACGGCCCCCAAGTCGCTGCCTGCGTGAAACCCAACCTCCACCGGCAGAGGGCGAAAGTTTCCTAA